A stretch of Anaeromyxobacter dehalogenans 2CP-1 DNA encodes these proteins:
- a CDS encoding phosphatase PAP2 family protein — translation MLPALLALALAAQPVPAVQTVPAALPSPAAIAPPVAPDLPLDAPEVRPPGDSVYRLVPWLDVPLTALAAGVAILPARYPFSFITPRCPCDRAEVNGFDRFAIDLHSRAAGVISDVTVLASVGVPVVADAFWVGNTRALREDLMVLTETLALNSAAVMTVKFAVQRPLPVTYAGRDGLVKQAQGYRSFYSGHTSTAVAALTAASWTYTLRRGPAAWPWLVTAAVGASVGAERVLAGRHFPTDVLVGAAAGFGFGTLVPLLHARGGRLPVALAPMGRGVQLTGTW, via the coding sequence ATGCTCCCCGCCCTGCTCGCGCTCGCCCTCGCCGCCCAGCCCGTCCCCGCCGTCCAGACGGTGCCCGCGGCCCTGCCCTCCCCCGCAGCCATCGCGCCGCCGGTCGCGCCGGACCTGCCGCTCGACGCGCCCGAGGTGCGGCCGCCGGGCGACAGCGTCTACCGCCTGGTCCCCTGGCTCGACGTGCCGCTCACCGCGCTCGCGGCGGGCGTCGCCATCCTTCCGGCGCGCTACCCGTTCAGCTTCATCACCCCGCGCTGTCCGTGCGATCGGGCCGAGGTGAACGGCTTCGACCGCTTCGCGATCGACCTGCACAGCCGCGCCGCCGGGGTGATCAGCGACGTCACCGTGCTCGCCTCGGTGGGCGTGCCGGTGGTGGCGGACGCGTTCTGGGTGGGGAACACGCGGGCGCTCCGCGAGGACCTCATGGTCCTCACCGAGACGCTGGCGCTCAACTCGGCCGCGGTGATGACCGTGAAGTTCGCGGTGCAGCGGCCGCTGCCGGTCACCTACGCCGGGCGCGACGGCCTGGTGAAGCAGGCGCAGGGCTACCGGTCGTTCTACTCCGGGCACACCTCGACGGCGGTCGCGGCGCTCACCGCCGCGTCGTGGACGTACACGCTGCGCCGGGGCCCGGCCGCGTGGCCGTGGCTGGTGACCGCGGCGGTGGGCGCGAGCGTGGGCGCGGAGCGGGTGCTGGCCGGGCGCCACTTCCCCACCGACGTGCTGGTGGGCGCGGCGGCGGGGTTCGGGTTCGGGACGCTGGTCCCGCTGCTCCACGCGCGCGGCGGGCGGCTGCCGGTGGCGCTCGCGCCCATGGGGCGCGGCGTCCAGCTCACCGGCACCTGGTAG
- a CDS encoding cytochrome c3 family protein, whose translation MNALVALAALALVAAAPPRPSAHAGSCKQCHPSWTVLPKDHPPVKGTTLAACLGCHKPAADAKPDAFSARLHRAHRAPDADCTVCHTLSRGRFGLAGGKQPIGKLAEGDAPLRRAAASWAGSALLDGAHARADVSCAGCHAGELPEPGATVANDRCLACHGPADALAKATEPAVHPDRNPHHSHLGEIDCTVCHHAHAASENYCLNCHPKFEMKKLPGAER comes from the coding sequence ATGAACGCCCTCGTCGCGCTCGCCGCGCTGGCGCTCGTCGCCGCCGCGCCCCCTCGCCCCTCCGCCCACGCCGGCAGCTGCAAGCAGTGTCACCCCTCGTGGACCGTGCTGCCGAAGGACCACCCGCCGGTGAAGGGCACCACGCTCGCCGCCTGCCTCGGCTGCCACAAGCCCGCCGCCGACGCGAAGCCGGACGCGTTCTCGGCCCGCCTGCACCGCGCCCACCGCGCGCCCGACGCCGACTGCACCGTCTGCCACACGCTCTCCCGCGGGCGCTTCGGCCTGGCCGGCGGGAAGCAGCCGATCGGCAAGCTCGCCGAGGGCGACGCGCCGCTGCGCCGGGCCGCGGCCTCCTGGGCCGGGTCGGCGCTGCTCGACGGCGCCCACGCCCGGGCCGACGTCTCCTGCGCCGGCTGCCACGCCGGCGAGCTCCCAGAGCCGGGCGCGACGGTCGCGAACGACCGCTGCCTCGCGTGCCACGGCCCGGCCGACGCGCTCGCGAAGGCGACCGAGCCGGCCGTGCACCCCGACCGCAACCCGCACCACTCGCACCTCGGGGAGATCGACTGCACCGTCTGCCACCACGCCCACGCCGCCTCGGAGAACTACTGCCTCAACTGCCACCCCAAGTTCGAGATGAAGAAGCTGCCGGGCGCGGAGCGTTGA
- a CDS encoding FAD-dependent oxidoreductase, which yields MSDQQQKSGIGRRAMLKATAVAAGTGLALDLFGGKAEAAEPRAKRPLPKKWDETWDVVVVGSGFAGLAAAAEAAKAGAKVTVLEKMPVYGGNSIINGGEYNAWTDELHLREKLKLPDDSKDLHGSDTLKGGDYYGDPKLVEILCRESPKALDWMIDEGGLQLREILNRTGGHTAYRTHTCKEGVGRGYTEAERKIAEKAGVKVRLNHEITWIWRADVDGPVLGVEVKARGKKLQVKVNRGLVLASGGFSRDVKMRMAFNPSLVASYNCTNHPGATGETIRFAQAVGADTLHLGFIQLYPYAEPDTGILDAPAVYPFRGPGYGILYVDKKGKRFVNELERRDVVSRAEINTGMKPTYSIFNAKMAPLMGGTKEEIDAGISKGRFVKADTIDELAGKLGLPADTLRETVATHNRYIREKKDPDFAKPITDRMLPLEEGPFYGIAQWPAVHHTMGGLRIDEQARVIDIWGNPIPKFFAAGEVTGGIHGANRLGGNAGPDAVVFGRIAGRSAAGASPAA from the coding sequence ATGAGCGACCAGCAGCAGAAGAGCGGAATCGGACGTCGCGCGATGCTCAAGGCCACGGCGGTGGCCGCGGGCACGGGCCTCGCGCTCGACCTCTTCGGCGGGAAGGCCGAGGCAGCCGAGCCACGCGCGAAGCGGCCGCTGCCGAAGAAGTGGGACGAGACCTGGGACGTGGTGGTGGTGGGCTCCGGCTTCGCCGGCCTGGCCGCCGCGGCCGAGGCCGCCAAGGCCGGCGCCAAGGTGACGGTGCTCGAGAAGATGCCGGTGTACGGCGGCAACTCGATCATCAACGGCGGCGAGTACAACGCCTGGACCGACGAGCTGCACCTGCGCGAGAAGCTGAAGCTCCCCGACGACTCGAAGGACCTCCACGGCAGCGACACGCTGAAGGGCGGCGACTACTACGGCGACCCGAAGCTGGTCGAGATCCTCTGCCGCGAGTCGCCGAAGGCGCTCGACTGGATGATCGACGAGGGCGGGCTGCAGCTCCGCGAGATCCTGAACCGCACCGGCGGCCACACCGCCTACCGGACCCACACCTGCAAGGAGGGCGTCGGGCGCGGCTACACCGAGGCCGAGCGCAAGATCGCCGAGAAGGCCGGCGTGAAGGTCCGCCTCAACCACGAGATCACCTGGATCTGGCGCGCCGACGTGGACGGGCCGGTGCTGGGCGTGGAGGTGAAGGCCCGCGGGAAGAAGCTCCAGGTCAAGGTCAACCGCGGGCTGGTGCTCGCGTCCGGCGGCTTCAGCCGCGACGTGAAGATGCGCATGGCGTTCAACCCGAGCCTGGTGGCGAGCTACAACTGCACCAACCACCCGGGCGCCACCGGCGAGACCATCCGCTTCGCGCAGGCCGTCGGCGCGGACACGCTGCACCTCGGGTTCATCCAGCTCTACCCGTACGCCGAGCCGGACACCGGCATCCTCGACGCGCCGGCCGTCTACCCGTTCCGTGGCCCGGGCTACGGCATCCTGTACGTGGACAAGAAGGGCAAGCGCTTCGTGAACGAGCTGGAGCGCCGTGACGTGGTCTCGCGCGCCGAGATCAACACAGGCATGAAGCCGACCTACTCCATCTTCAACGCGAAGATGGCGCCGCTCATGGGCGGGACCAAGGAGGAGATCGACGCCGGCATCTCCAAGGGCCGCTTCGTGAAGGCCGACACCATCGACGAGCTGGCCGGGAAGCTCGGCCTGCCCGCCGACACGCTCCGCGAGACGGTCGCCACGCACAACCGGTACATCCGGGAGAAGAAGGACCCGGACTTCGCCAAGCCCATCACCGACCGCATGCTGCCGCTCGAGGAGGGGCCGTTCTACGGGATCGCGCAGTGGCCCGCGGTGCACCACACCATGGGCGGCCTGCGCATCGACGAGCAGGCGCGCGTGATCGACATCTGGGGCAACCCCATCCCGAAGTTCTTCGCCGCCGGCGAGGTCACCGGCGGCATCCACGGCGCGAACCGCCTCGGCGGCAACGCCGGCCCGGACGCGGTCGTGTTCGGGCGCATCGCCGGCCGCAGCGCGGCGGGCGCCAGCCCGGCCGCCTAG
- the tdh gene encoding L-threonine 3-dehydrogenase, which yields MKALVKAKREEGIWMQHDVPVPEVGVHDVMIRVTKSAICGTDVHIYNWDEWSQKTVPVPMVVGHEYVGRVEKVGAEVEAFRPGERVSGEGHVTCGFCRNCRAGRRHLCRHTVGVGVNRPGSFAEYVVIPADNVYRIPDDIPDDIAAIFDPFGNATHTALSFDLVGEDVLVTGAGPIGVMAAAIARHVGARHVVVTDVNDYRLDLARRMGASRAVNVAKEDLRAVMSELGMREGFDVGLEMSGNGRAFRQLLEVMNHGGKVALLGIMAGPEPIDWSQVVFKGLQLKGVYGREMYETWYKMVAMLQSGLDLTAVVTHRFSIDDFQQGFDVMRSGRSGKVVLDWGAAR from the coding sequence ATGAAGGCACTCGTCAAGGCGAAGCGCGAGGAAGGCATCTGGATGCAGCACGACGTGCCGGTCCCCGAGGTCGGGGTCCACGACGTGATGATCCGGGTCACGAAGAGCGCCATCTGCGGCACCGACGTGCACATCTACAACTGGGACGAGTGGAGCCAGAAGACCGTCCCGGTGCCCATGGTGGTGGGGCACGAGTACGTGGGCCGGGTGGAGAAGGTCGGGGCCGAGGTGGAGGCGTTCCGGCCCGGCGAGCGGGTGAGCGGCGAGGGCCACGTCACCTGCGGCTTCTGCCGCAACTGCCGCGCCGGCCGCCGGCACCTCTGCCGGCACACGGTGGGCGTGGGCGTGAACCGGCCCGGATCCTTCGCCGAGTACGTGGTGATCCCGGCCGACAACGTCTACCGCATCCCGGACGACATCCCCGACGACATCGCCGCCATCTTCGACCCGTTCGGCAACGCCACGCACACCGCGCTCTCGTTCGACCTGGTGGGCGAGGACGTGCTCGTCACCGGCGCCGGGCCCATCGGCGTCATGGCGGCCGCCATCGCGCGGCACGTGGGCGCGCGGCACGTGGTCGTCACCGACGTGAACGACTACCGGCTCGACCTGGCCCGCCGGATGGGCGCGTCGCGGGCGGTGAACGTGGCGAAGGAGGACCTGCGCGCGGTCATGTCCGAGCTGGGCATGCGCGAGGGCTTCGACGTGGGGCTGGAGATGAGCGGGAACGGCCGCGCCTTCCGCCAGCTCCTCGAGGTCATGAACCACGGCGGCAAGGTCGCCCTGCTCGGCATCATGGCCGGGCCGGAGCCGATCGACTGGAGCCAGGTGGTGTTCAAGGGGCTCCAGCTCAAGGGCGTGTACGGCCGGGAGATGTACGAGACCTGGTACAAGATGGTCGCGATGCTGCAGAGCGGGCTCGACCTCACCGCGGTCGTCACGCACCGCTTCTCCATCGACGACTTCCAGCAGGGCTTCGACGTCATGCGCAGCGGGCGCTCCGGCAAGGTGGTCCTGGACTGGGGCGCCGCGCGCTGA
- a CDS encoding glycine C-acetyltransferase, with protein sequence MNPAFTDHLRTQLDRLQAEGLFKRERVITSRQGPWVEADGRRVVNLCANNYLGLAGRQELVDAAVAALPRWGFGMSSVRFICGTQDVHKELEQRLARFLGFEDAILFSSCFDANGGVFEALLGEEDAVVSDALNHASIIDGIRLCKARRHRYANGDMADLAAQLAAADAAGARFKLVVTDGVFSMDGYLANLPAICDLAGRHGAMVMVDDSHAVGFIGEHGRGTHEHHRVMGRVDLVTGTLGKALGGASGGYVAGSREVVEWLRQKARPYLFSNTLAPVIAATSIAVLDLLESGDALRRQLRENARHFRAELTRLGFELLPGEHPIIPVMLHEAPLAQEMARRLLDEGVYVTGFFFPVVPKGQARIRTQMSAAHSREDLDHAVAAFEKVGRALGVIQGR encoded by the coding sequence ATGAACCCAGCCTTCACCGACCACCTGCGCACCCAGCTCGACCGCCTCCAGGCGGAGGGGCTGTTCAAGCGCGAGCGCGTCATCACCAGCCGCCAGGGCCCCTGGGTCGAGGCCGACGGCCGCCGGGTGGTGAACCTGTGCGCGAACAACTACCTCGGCCTGGCCGGACGGCAGGAGCTAGTGGACGCCGCGGTGGCGGCGCTGCCTCGCTGGGGCTTCGGGATGTCCTCGGTGCGGTTCATCTGCGGCACCCAGGACGTCCACAAGGAGCTGGAGCAGCGGCTGGCGCGCTTCCTGGGCTTCGAGGACGCCATCCTGTTCTCGTCCTGCTTCGACGCGAACGGCGGCGTGTTCGAGGCGCTGCTCGGCGAGGAGGACGCGGTCGTCTCCGACGCGCTCAACCACGCCTCCATCATCGACGGCATCCGGCTCTGCAAGGCCCGGCGCCACCGCTACGCGAACGGCGACATGGCCGACCTCGCCGCGCAGCTCGCCGCCGCCGACGCGGCCGGCGCGCGCTTCAAGCTGGTGGTCACCGACGGCGTCTTCTCCATGGACGGGTACCTCGCCAACCTGCCCGCCATCTGCGACCTGGCCGGGCGGCACGGCGCGATGGTGATGGTGGACGACAGCCACGCGGTGGGCTTCATCGGCGAGCACGGCCGCGGCACCCACGAGCACCACCGGGTGATGGGCCGGGTCGACCTCGTCACCGGGACGCTCGGGAAGGCGCTGGGCGGCGCGTCGGGCGGCTACGTGGCCGGCTCGCGCGAGGTGGTGGAGTGGCTCCGCCAGAAGGCGCGCCCCTACCTGTTCTCGAACACGCTCGCGCCGGTGATCGCCGCCACCAGCATCGCGGTGCTCGACCTGCTGGAGTCCGGCGACGCCCTGCGGCGGCAGCTCCGCGAGAACGCCCGCCACTTCCGCGCCGAGCTGACCCGGCTCGGCTTCGAGCTGCTGCCGGGCGAGCACCCCATCATCCCGGTGATGCTCCACGAGGCGCCGCTGGCGCAGGAGATGGCCCGCCGGCTGCTCGACGAGGGCGTCTACGTCACCGGCTTCTTCTTCCCGGTGGTGCCGAAGGGGCAGGCCCGCATCCGCACGCAGATGAGCGCGGCGCACTCGCGCGAGGACCTCGACCACGCCGTGGCGGCGTTCGAGAAGGTCGGCCGCGCGCTGGGCGTCATCCAGGGACGTTGA